Proteins encoded by one window of Arachis ipaensis cultivar K30076 chromosome B04, Araip1.1, whole genome shotgun sequence:
- the LOC107638377 gene encoding uncharacterized membrane protein At1g16860, whose protein sequence is MGSRFPSHQLSNGLYVSGRPEQPKERTPTMSSVAMPYTGGDIKKSGELGKMFDIPMDGSKSRKSGPLNSAPSRTGSFGGAASHSGPIMQNAAARSAYVTSGNLSAGGMSASASMKKTNSGPLNKHGEPVKKSSGPQSGGVTRQNSGPIPPVLPTTGLITSGPLNSSGAPRKVSGPLESTGSMKSHTSSIAHNPAVTTLSLDDEYSFRRNFPKPILWSVILIFVMGFIAGGFILGAVHNAILLIVVVVLFAAVAALFTWNSCCGRKAIVGFISRYPDAELRTAKNGQFVKVSGVVTCGNVPLESSFQKVPRCVYTSTSLYEYRGWDSKAANPKHRRFTWGLRSAERHVVDFYISDFQSGLRALVKTGYGARVTPYVDDSIVIDVNPANKDMSPEFLRWLGERKLSSDDRIMQLKEGYIKEGSTVSVMGVVQRNDNVLMIVPPPEPLTTGCQWAKCIFPASLEGIVLRCEDTSKIDVIPV, encoded by the exons ATGGGTTCCAGATTCCCATCTCATCAGCTCAGCAATGGCTTATATGTATCGGGCCGGCCTGAGCAGCCGAAAGAAAGGACTCCAACGATGAGCTCAGTTGCCATGCCTTATACTGGTGGTGACATCAAGAAGTCCGGAGAATTGGGGAAAATGTTTGATATCCCCATGGATGGTTCTAAATCTCGAAAATCCGGTCCGCTAAATAGTGCTCCTTCAAGAACTGGATCATTTGGAGGTGCCGCTTCACATTCTGGACCTATCATGCAAAATGCAGCAGCTCGTTCTGCTTATGTTACATCAGGCAACTTATCTGCTGGAGGCATGTCTGCTTCAGCATCAATGAAGAAGACCAATTCTGGTCCACTGAACAAACATGGGGAACCGGTTAAGAAGTCATCTGGCCCTCAATCTGGTGGAGTTACACGCCAAAACTCTGGTCCAATTCCACCTGTTCTTCCTACAACTGGTCTAATTACATCTGGTCCACTGAATTCATCTGGGGCTCCAAGGAAGGTGTCTGGTCCATTAGAGTCTACAGGATCTATGAAGTCACATACTTCCTCTATAGCTCACAATCCAGCTGTGACCACTCTCAGCCTTGATGATGAGTATTCTTTCAGGAGGAACTTCCCCAAGCCGATATTGTGGTCTGTGATTCTGATTTTTGTCATGGGATTCATAGCCGGAGGTTTCATTCTTGGAGCTGTTCACAATGCCATTCTCCTCATTGTTGTAGTTGTTCTTTTTGCTGCTGTCGCTGCATTGTTTACTTGGAACAGTTGTTGCGGGAGGAAAGCCATTGTTGGTTTCATTTCTCGCTATCCAGATGCAGAGCTTAGAACTGCCAAGAATGGGCAATTTGTGAAGGTCTCCGGG GTGGTTACTTGCGGTAATGTGCCACTGGAGTCTTCTTTCCAAAAAGTTCCCAGATGTGTATATACATCTACAAGTTTATATGAATATCGAGGATGGGATTCAAAAGCGGCTAATCCAAAACATCGCCGTTTTACATGGGGACTCAGATCGGCAGAG AGGCATGTGGTGGACTTTTACATATCTGATTTCCAATCTGGATTGAGAGCTTTGGTTAAAACAGGCTATGGTGCTAGGGTGACGCCTTATGTCGATGATTCTATTGTAATTGATGTCAATCCAGCCAATAAAGACATGTCCCCTGAGTTTCTTCGATGGTTAGGGGAGAGAAAGCTTTCTAGTGATGATCGTATAATGCAGTTAAAAGAAGG GTACATCAAAGAAGGTAGCACAGTTAGTGTAATGGGCGTAGTTCAAAGAAACGACAATGTGCTTATGATTGTGCCACCGCCTGAGCCTTTGACGACCGGGTGCCAATGGGCGAAATGTATATTTCCGGCAAGCCTTGAGGGTATTGTTTTGAGATGTGAAGATACCTCCAAGATTGATGTTATTCCAGTGTAG
- the LOC107638378 gene encoding 7-dehydrocholesterol reductase isoform X2 — protein sequence MELYPRIGKHFDIKVFTNCRFGMMSWAVLALTYCIKQYEENGKVADSMLVNTTLMLVYVTKFFWWEAGYWNTMDIAHDRAGFYICWGCLVWVPSVYTSPGMYLVNHPVTLGTQLALFILVAGILCIYINYDCDRQRQEFRRTNGKCLVWGRAPSKIEATYTTSSGETKRSLLLTSGWWGLARHFHYVPEILSAFFWTVPALFHHFLPYFYVIFLTILLFDRAKRDDDRCRSKYGKYWKLYCDKVPYRIIPGVY from the exons ATGGAGCTCTATCCGCGCATTGGAAAACATTTTGACATAAAAGTTTTCACAAACTGCAGATTTGGAATGATGTCATGGGCTGTGCTTGCATTGACCTATTGCATAAAGCAG TATGAGGAAAATGGGAAAGTAGCTGACTCAATGCTTGTAAATACTACGTTAATGCTGGTTTATGTTACCAAGTTTTTCTGGTGGGAAGCTGGATACTGGAACACAATGGATATTGCTCATGATCGAG CTGGATTTTATATTTGTTGGGGATGCTTAGTTTGGGTTCCATCTGTCTATACATCTCCCGGAATGTATCTTGTCAACCATCCGGTAACTCTTGGCACACAG CTAGCACTGTTTATTTTAGTGGCCGGCATTCTTTGCATATACATCAACTATGATTGTGACAGGCAAAGGCAAGAATTTCGTAGGACAAACGGAAAATGCTTGGTCTGGGGAAGAGCTCCATCAAAG ATAGAAGCCACATATACTACTTCCAGCGGGGAAACTAAAAGAAGCCTTCTTTTAACGTCTGGATG GTGGGGATTAGCTCGTCATTTTCATTATGTCCCGGAAATACTATCTGCTTTCTTCTGGACAGTGCCGGCTCTATTCCATCAT TTTCTGCCCTACTTCTATGTGATATTTCTTACCATCCTTCTCTTTGACCGAGCAAAAAGGGATGATGATCGATGCAGATCCAA GTATGGCAAGTACTGGAAACTATATTGCGACAAGGTCCCATACAGAATCATTCCTGGCGTGTACTGA
- the LOC107638378 gene encoding 7-dehydrocholesterol reductase isoform X1 codes for MAEQSKTKTKTKTKTMETVHSPLLTYFSMISLLTLCPPFVILLWYTMTHADGSILQAFSYLKHHGLQGFISIWPKPSATACKIIAVYAAFEAALQLLLPGKSVQGPISPAGNRPLYKANGVAAYLVTLLTYLALWWFGIFNPTIVYDHLGEIYSALIFGSFVFCIFLYIKGHLAPSSTDSGSSGNIIIDFYWGMELYPRIGKHFDIKVFTNCRFGMMSWAVLALTYCIKQYEENGKVADSMLVNTTLMLVYVTKFFWWEAGYWNTMDIAHDRAGFYICWGCLVWVPSVYTSPGMYLVNHPVTLGTQLALFILVAGILCIYINYDCDRQRQEFRRTNGKCLVWGRAPSKIEATYTTSSGETKRSLLLTSGWWGLARHFHYVPEILSAFFWTVPALFHHFLPYFYVIFLTILLFDRAKRDDDRCRSKYGKYWKLYCDKVPYRIIPGVY; via the exons ATGGCGGAGCAGTCGAAGACGAAGACGAAGACGAAGACGAAGACCATGGAGACCGTACACTCACCTCTGCTCACCTATTTCTCCATGATCTCCCTTCTCACACTCTGTCCTCCCTTCGTCATTCTCCT ATGGTACACAATGACTCATGCCGATGGATCCATTTTACAGGCTTTTTCTTATCTCAAACACCATGGTCTCCAAGGCTTCATAAGTATATGGCCTAAACCCTCTGCCACCGCATGCAAAATCATTGCCGTCTATGCCGCCTTCGAGGCCGCCCTGCAGCTTCTTCTACCCGGCAAGTCCGTTCAGGGCCCAATTTCTCCAGCTGGCAACCGACCTCTCTACAAG GCCAATGGCGTCGCCGCATATCTAGTCACATTGCTTACTTATCTTGCTCTCTGGTG GTTTGGGATATTCAACCCAACAATTGTTTACGATCATTTGGGAGAGATATATTCAGCACTCATCTTTGGGAGCTTtgtcttttgtattttcttatacATAAAA GGTCATTTGGCACCATCATCTACTGATTCTGGCTCATCAGGGAACATAATCATTGATTTTTACTGG GGTATGGAGCTCTATCCGCGCATTGGAAAACATTTTGACATAAAAGTTTTCACAAACTGCAGATTTGGAATGATGTCATGGGCTGTGCTTGCATTGACCTATTGCATAAAGCAG TATGAGGAAAATGGGAAAGTAGCTGACTCAATGCTTGTAAATACTACGTTAATGCTGGTTTATGTTACCAAGTTTTTCTGGTGGGAAGCTGGATACTGGAACACAATGGATATTGCTCATGATCGAG CTGGATTTTATATTTGTTGGGGATGCTTAGTTTGGGTTCCATCTGTCTATACATCTCCCGGAATGTATCTTGTCAACCATCCGGTAACTCTTGGCACACAG CTAGCACTGTTTATTTTAGTGGCCGGCATTCTTTGCATATACATCAACTATGATTGTGACAGGCAAAGGCAAGAATTTCGTAGGACAAACGGAAAATGCTTGGTCTGGGGAAGAGCTCCATCAAAG ATAGAAGCCACATATACTACTTCCAGCGGGGAAACTAAAAGAAGCCTTCTTTTAACGTCTGGATG GTGGGGATTAGCTCGTCATTTTCATTATGTCCCGGAAATACTATCTGCTTTCTTCTGGACAGTGCCGGCTCTATTCCATCAT TTTCTGCCCTACTTCTATGTGATATTTCTTACCATCCTTCTCTTTGACCGAGCAAAAAGGGATGATGATCGATGCAGATCCAA GTATGGCAAGTACTGGAAACTATATTGCGACAAGGTCCCATACAGAATCATTCCTGGCGTGTACTGA
- the LOC107638379 gene encoding uncharacterized protein LOC107638379 — MDIKIKVRLVCILVFLCSTCLANNEEHNKKQKQCLWKWQRPRDAYNIYSAFFTTSVTQYWGFFKALANDAYTRLFPPNIDFRSGGGVGDKEGEGAGEKVKEAVAKSLGSSKDAVEDAAKSAAEKVKSTFSALDTDDQDHKRNEL, encoded by the exons ATGGATATTAAAATTAAAGTGCGGTTAGTGTGCATCTTGGTATTTTTGTGCTCTACTTGTTTGGCCAATAACGAAGAGCATAATAAGAAGCAAAAACAATGTTTGTGGAAGTGGCAGAGACCTAGAGACGCCTACAATATCTATTCTGCATTCTTCACTACAAGCGTTACCCAGTATTGGGGCTTCTTCAAGGCCCTTGCTAACGATGCATATACGCGTTTATTTCCTCCCAACATTGA TTTTAGAAGCGGAGGAGGAGTGGGAGATAAGGAGGGAGAGGGAGCAGGTGAGAAGGTGAAAGAAGCGGTGGCAAAGAGCTTAGGAAGCAGCAAAGACGCAGTGGAAGATGCTGCCAAGTCAGCTGCAGAAAAGGTCAAGAGTACCTTCTCCGCTTTAGATACTGATGATCAAGATCATAAAAGGAACGAGCTCTGA